The following coding sequences lie in one Bacteroides helcogenes P 36-108 genomic window:
- a CDS encoding hybrid sensor histidine kinase/response regulator, with amino-acid sequence MKILQYLLALLGVLFPYMLNAGVTEDIYFSHIGLEEGLSHSTIFAINQDKEGNLWFATYDGVNKYDGYNFTVYRHQYTDPNSIASDISRCITVDDSDRIWVGTREGLSLYNHHKDVFFNYYYKKNGLNVAVTSIVPIKKDWLMLGTAEGILLFDVKKECFLTDTLSSSLHGLRPDVLVRQSDCIYIGADEGVYIYSLSNGVLEKLVDMPAGIRVHAILYQMFNRIWLATEGDGLYLYNIKTKKLKNYRYEDGRSGLNSNYVRSLALDTENRLWVGTYGGLNIYKEGMDSFSSVKSSEIQEGSLSQNSVRSIFRDSQGGMWLGTYWGGLNYYHPLCNRFQRIKHVPFLNSLSNNVISCIVEDNKHNLWIGTSDGGLNYYDNVSQLYKNYLFDSGNLDVPFKDIKTVYVDETQDKVYVGAHAGGMMALHRKSGHVEYYNRHNSNLPSNNIYSIISDGHGGLWVASLEYLLHFDVDKHNFTIVDEDGDGHKLKQYNRLLFRDSKKRIWVGGEMGISVFNQVGASLLTNKDFQTVSVLKQAFVNCFYETSSGYMWIGTRSGLFALKENDKQILQYTTANGLPSNVIYGILEDAYGRLWISTNQGLSCLNPESGKFRNFTIMDGLQGNQFNAGAYCRKDNGYMLFGGVNGITSFRPETLIDNPYTPKPVINKLFVYNKEVLPDDETGILKESIAYVDHITLSSSQNSFAISFVVSNYIAGKHNTFAYKLKGYNDVWYKQNDISLVSYSNLPAGDYTFCIKAANNDGKWNEEPTMLHIRILPVWYCTWWALSLFALSFVLLVFGIVRFFWLRKSMQAEIRMERLDKEKREEISQMKIRFYVNISHELRTPLTLIVAPLQELLSRISGHWEHEQLLYVQRNTNRLLHLVNQLMDFRRAELGIFELRAVYSNAYKRVLGCFMNYESLSKRKDIDYNFYTELQDENVLFDENYLDLIVNNLLSNAFKYTEIGESITVKLYVEDNDLVLQVIDTGIGIPPEKQEKIFERFYQVENGHKGSGIGLSLVQRLVELHHGRIVLQSEVGKGSTFTINLPQDESVYTQEELLGGSGDAGEQRVYSTNANDIYIGDDEKLEEGNNADEESGKRGTVLIVEDNRELRQYLMSSLSALFNMLEAENGQKALDILKDKEVDLIITDVMMPVMDGVKLCKLMKQNLRTCHIPVYMLSAKVDVKYQLEGLQVGADDYIAKPFSMEVLKAKILNMLRTRYRIFERYSNMTEVEPEKLTNNTMDEELLRKAIAVVERNMDNVEFSTEQFAHEMNMSRSNLHLKLKAITGRSAIDFIHKIRFNRACQLLKEGKYTVSEISFMVGYNTPSYFAARFKKYIGCLPTEYGKK; translated from the coding sequence ATGAAAATACTGCAATATTTGTTAGCGCTTCTGGGGGTATTGTTTCCCTACATGTTGAATGCCGGTGTAACTGAAGATATTTACTTTTCCCACATTGGTTTGGAGGAAGGATTGTCGCATAGTACGATTTTTGCGATTAATCAGGATAAAGAGGGAAATTTATGGTTTGCGACCTATGATGGCGTGAATAAATATGATGGCTATAACTTCACTGTATATCGTCATCAATATACTGATCCCAATAGTATCGCTAGCGATATATCCCGTTGTATCACAGTGGATGATTCAGACCGGATTTGGGTAGGTACTCGTGAGGGGCTGTCTCTTTACAATCATCATAAGGATGTATTCTTCAATTATTATTATAAAAAAAATGGCTTGAATGTAGCTGTGACCAGTATTGTTCCGATAAAGAAAGACTGGTTGATGTTGGGGACTGCCGAAGGCATTCTGCTTTTTGATGTAAAGAAAGAGTGTTTTCTGACCGATACATTATCCTCTTCTTTGCATGGGTTGCGGCCAGATGTCTTGGTACGTCAGAGTGATTGTATCTATATAGGTGCTGATGAAGGCGTATATATTTATTCTTTGTCTAACGGTGTCTTGGAGAAATTGGTGGATATGCCAGCCGGTATTAGAGTTCATGCCATTCTGTACCAGATGTTTAATAGAATATGGTTAGCTACGGAGGGGGATGGGCTTTATTTGTACAACATAAAAACGAAGAAACTGAAGAACTACCGCTACGAAGACGGAAGGTCTGGATTGAACTCAAATTATGTGCGTTCTTTGGCGTTGGATACAGAGAATCGCCTATGGGTGGGAACCTATGGTGGGTTGAATATCTACAAGGAGGGAATGGACAGTTTCTCGTCCGTTAAAAGTTCCGAGATTCAGGAGGGAAGTTTATCACAGAATTCGGTTCGAAGTATTTTCAGGGACTCGCAAGGTGGCATGTGGCTGGGAACTTATTGGGGAGGGCTGAATTACTATCATCCTTTGTGTAACCGTTTCCAGCGTATCAAACATGTTCCGTTCCTGAATTCGCTTAGTAACAATGTGATCAGTTGCATTGTTGAGGATAATAAGCATAATTTATGGATCGGCACGAGCGATGGCGGTTTGAATTACTATGATAACGTTTCTCAGTTATATAAGAATTATCTGTTCGATTCGGGCAATCTGGATGTACCTTTCAAAGATATTAAGACGGTGTATGTGGATGAGACGCAAGATAAAGTATATGTGGGAGCACATGCCGGAGGAATGATGGCTTTGCATCGTAAATCGGGCCATGTAGAATATTATAATCGTCATAACAGCAATTTGCCAAGCAATAATATCTATTCTATTATTTCGGACGGACATGGAGGGCTTTGGGTGGCATCGCTGGAATATTTACTGCATTTTGATGTGGATAAACACAATTTTACAATCGTGGACGAAGATGGAGACGGGCATAAATTGAAGCAATATAACCGCCTATTGTTTCGTGACTCCAAAAAACGTATATGGGTCGGGGGAGAAATGGGGATTTCTGTTTTCAACCAGGTAGGTGCTTCTTTGCTCACCAATAAGGATTTTCAGACAGTTTCTGTGTTGAAGCAGGCGTTTGTGAATTGTTTTTATGAAACATCTTCCGGATATATGTGGATTGGGACACGTAGCGGATTGTTTGCCTTGAAAGAGAATGATAAGCAGATTTTGCAATACACTACGGCAAATGGTTTGCCGAGCAATGTCATTTATGGAATCCTGGAAGATGCTTACGGGCGTCTATGGATAAGTACAAATCAAGGGCTGAGTTGCTTGAACCCGGAGAGTGGGAAGTTCCGTAATTTCACGATTATGGATGGATTGCAGGGCAATCAGTTCAATGCTGGGGCTTATTGCCGGAAAGACAATGGCTACATGTTGTTTGGTGGAGTCAACGGTATTACTTCATTTCGTCCTGAAACGTTGATTGATAATCCTTATACTCCCAAACCTGTAATCAATAAACTGTTTGTTTATAATAAGGAAGTATTGCCGGATGATGAAACTGGTATTTTAAAGGAAAGTATTGCATATGTGGATCATATAACTTTATCTTCATCTCAGAATTCATTCGCCATTTCTTTTGTCGTTTCCAATTATATAGCAGGTAAACATAATACGTTTGCCTACAAACTAAAGGGATATAATGATGTATGGTATAAGCAAAATGACATCAGCCTTGTCTCTTACTCTAATTTGCCGGCGGGAGATTACACTTTCTGCATAAAAGCGGCCAACAATGACGGTAAATGGAATGAGGAGCCTACCATGCTTCACATACGTATATTACCGGTTTGGTATTGCACTTGGTGGGCGCTTTCCTTGTTTGCTTTGTCATTTGTATTGTTAGTATTCGGTATCGTGCGTTTCTTCTGGTTGCGCAAGAGTATGCAGGCTGAAATACGGATGGAACGGCTTGATAAAGAAAAACGGGAAGAAATAAGCCAGATGAAAATCCGTTTTTATGTTAACATCTCGCACGAATTACGGACTCCGCTGACTTTGATTGTTGCACCTTTGCAGGAATTACTTAGCCGTATCAGTGGTCATTGGGAGCATGAGCAGTTGCTTTATGTGCAGCGGAATACCAACCGTTTGTTGCATTTGGTCAATCAGTTAATGGATTTCCGGCGTGCTGAGTTGGGCATATTTGAACTTAGAGCCGTGTACTCCAATGCTTATAAACGGGTGTTAGGCTGCTTTATGAATTATGAAAGCCTATCTAAAAGGAAGGATATAGACTATAACTTCTATACGGAGCTGCAGGATGAAAATGTACTTTTCGATGAGAATTATCTGGATTTAATTGTGAATAATCTGCTTTCGAATGCCTTTAAATATACTGAAATCGGCGAAAGTATCACTGTGAAGCTTTACGTAGAAGATAACGATCTTGTATTGCAAGTGATAGATACAGGCATTGGCATCCCACCGGAGAAGCAGGAAAAGATTTTTGAGCGTTTCTACCAGGTGGAGAATGGACACAAAGGGAGCGGTATTGGACTTTCATTGGTTCAGCGTCTGGTGGAATTGCATCATGGGCGGATTGTTCTGCAGAGTGAAGTCGGCAAGGGCTCCACCTTTACGATTAACCTGCCGCAGGATGAATCTGTATATACACAGGAGGAATTGCTTGGAGGAAGTGGAGATGCAGGAGAACAGCGTGTATATTCTACTAATGCAAACGACATTTATATCGGTGATGACGAAAAGTTGGAGGAAGGGAATAATGCAGATGAGGAAAGTGGTAAACGTGGTACTGTTTTGATTGTGGAGGACAATAGGGAGCTAAGGCAATACTTGATGAGCAGTCTGTCTGCACTGTTTAACATGTTGGAAGCGGAGAATGGGCAGAAAGCGTTGGATATTCTGAAAGACAAGGAGGTTGATTTGATTATAACAGATGTCATGATGCCTGTAATGGATGGCGTCAAGTTATGCAAGTTGATGAAACAGAATCTGCGCACTTGTCATATTCCGGTTTACATGCTGTCTGCTAAAGTAGATGTTAAGTATCAACTGGAAGGCTTGCAGGTAGGAGCTGACGATTACATAGCCAAGCCATTTTCTATGGAAGTATTGAAAGCCAAGATCCTGAATATGCTGCGTACACGTTATCGGATATTCGAACGTTATTCTAATATGACGGAAGTAGAACCGGAAAAGCTTACGAACAATACGATGGATGAGGAATTGTTGCGGAAGGCCATTGCGGTTGTAGAGAGGAATATGGACAATGTAGAATTCTCTACAGAGCAGTTTGCGCATGAGATGAATATGAGCCGTTCCAATCTTCATCTGAAATTAAAGGCGATAACGGGAAGATCTGCGATTGATTTTATTCATAAGATACGGTTTAACCGGGCATGTCAATTATTGAAAGAGGGAAAATATACCGTTTCTGAAATCAGTTTTATGGTAGGGTATAACACGCCTTCTTATTTTGCGGCGCGCTTCAAGAAATACATTGGTTGTTTGCCTACAGAATATGGAAAGAAATGA
- a CDS encoding aldose epimerase family protein codes for MERNDVGHLVMKVCIVRALIVISCLLVSCGQTALCRLSVSKDSSIRRGSDTIEMFTLVNASGMCVKVTNYAASLTDVSVPDKQGHFEHVVLGFDSLECYLGRHPKLGATVGRFANRIKNAEFRLNGQTYHLEKNSKGHFIHGGTNGFNHRIFKTDTFYVVKDTAVVVFKYRSVHLEGGFPGNLELSMAYKLTDHNEIVLEYTATTDKPTIVNLTNHSYFNLAGCKRNVLNHIYRIYADSITPVDSMGIPTGDLMSVAGTVYDFTSSQSVEKRVQKMGKGYDVNYKLNKFPNSLELAAIVVEPVSGRVLKAYTTEPGMQFYIPNSNMDYLVGHAGRKYGKYYGFCLEMQHFPDAPNNPQFPATSLLPGEIYRQVTIYKFETISE; via the coding sequence ATGGAAAGAAATGATGTTGGTCACTTGGTTATGAAGGTATGTATTGTTAGGGCATTGATAGTTATTTCATGTTTGTTGGTTTCGTGCGGACAAACAGCTTTATGCCGGCTATCTGTATCCAAAGATAGTAGTATCAGGAGAGGAAGTGATACTATAGAAATGTTTACGTTGGTCAATGCGAGCGGAATGTGTGTTAAAGTGACGAATTATGCCGCTTCGCTGACTGATGTTTCCGTTCCTGACAAACAAGGACATTTTGAGCATGTGGTTTTGGGATTTGATAGTCTGGAATGTTATTTGGGAAGACATCCTAAATTGGGAGCTACAGTAGGAAGGTTCGCCAATAGAATTAAAAATGCGGAATTCCGTTTGAACGGGCAGACTTATCATTTGGAAAAGAATAGTAAAGGGCATTTCATTCATGGTGGAACAAATGGGTTTAATCATCGAATCTTTAAGACGGATACATTCTATGTTGTAAAAGATACGGCCGTTGTGGTTTTTAAATACAGAAGTGTTCATCTGGAAGGAGGATTTCCTGGCAATCTGGAACTTTCAATGGCTTATAAACTGACTGATCATAATGAGATTGTTCTGGAATATACGGCTACTACAGATAAACCTACAATAGTTAACCTTACGAATCATAGCTATTTTAATCTGGCAGGTTGCAAAAGAAACGTGTTGAATCATATTTATAGGATTTATGCAGATTCTATAACTCCTGTAGATTCTATGGGTATTCCTACCGGAGACTTAATGTCTGTGGCGGGTACTGTATATGATTTTACTTCTTCACAATCGGTGGAAAAAAGAGTACAGAAAATGGGAAAAGGGTATGATGTGAATTATAAACTGAATAAATTTCCGAATTCGTTAGAGTTGGCGGCAATTGTGGTGGAGCCTGTATCCGGTAGAGTGCTGAAAGCATACACTACTGAGCCTGGAATGCAGTTTTATATTCCAAATTCAAATATGGATTATCTTGTTGGACATGCCGGAAGAAAATATGGAAAATATTATGGTTTTTGCCTTGAAATGCAGCATTTCCCCGATGCTCCCAACAATCCTCAATTCCCTGCTACAAGTTTGTTGCCGGGAGAAATATATCGGCAGGTTACTATTTATAAATTTGAAACAATATCAGAATAA
- a CDS encoding cupin domain-containing protein translates to MKMKTWKRCVCMVGVVLFAVVGLDASNGVPDSPVKKTRSNTFIIEKENAWEPVGEGVTRQIMGYDGQVMLVKVKFEKGAIGSPHTHYHTQTTYVASGKFEFTVGNEKKIVEAGDGIYIEPDILHGCVCLEPGLLIDCFAPMRTDFLK, encoded by the coding sequence ATGAAAATGAAAACATGGAAGAGATGTGTATGTATGGTTGGAGTAGTCCTCTTTGCAGTAGTGGGTTTGGATGCCAGTAATGGAGTGCCCGATAGTCCCGTCAAAAAAACAAGAAGCAATACTTTTATTATTGAGAAAGAAAATGCATGGGAGCCGGTGGGTGAAGGTGTAACCAGACAGATCATGGGTTATGACGGACAAGTAATGTTGGTTAAAGTCAAATTTGAGAAAGGGGCTATAGGAAGTCCTCACACACACTATCATACGCAGACGACTTACGTGGCAAGTGGCAAATTTGAGTTTACGGTGGGCAATGAAAAGAAGATTGTGGAAGCAGGAGATGGTATTTATATTGAACCGGATATCTTGCATGGCTGTGTTTGTCTGGAACCCGGACTTTTGATTGACTGTTTTGCTCCGATGCGAACGGATTTTCTGAAATAA
- a CDS encoding SusC/RagA family TonB-linked outer membrane protein, giving the protein MYRLKKSFLMFVFVFVSMVAYAQSLTVTGKVIDSEGYEVVGGSVTVKGAAGVGTVTDINGNYTLKVNDASKDVLVFSYVGMTSQEVKVNKQSVINVTLQADAVLLDEVVAIGYATVKRKDLTGSVASVNSKELSKVPTSDITQALAGRMAGVQVMQSEGAPGASISVRVRGGISITQSNEPLYIIDGFPSEDGMSTLDPAEIETIDILKDASATAIYGARGANGVVVITTKSGGKDGKATVTFDSYVGFKKIAKKLDVLSTYEFAMLDYERRVYDATTPDDWDKDIKKFTEIYGNYSDLEKNYGNRKGLDWQDETLGRTAITQNYRVGVSGGTDKLNYNLAYSYYDEDGAMVYSGNKKHNISFNMNHKLNTRLSINARISYDQMKIYGMGTSEGGDRFNKMQHILQYRPTIGISGTDDMLLEDEDPIFLDDSGNVMQNPLLSAAEEINNREYRTFQANGGFTLKLFKGLSFRNTTGMRYQTRRNDIFYGDKSITAKRSSINGSIQNLENGSFQTSNVLNYKWSGKGHDLTAMLGQEYVDRWRRNFKAAAANFPNDDIGLADLSLGLPTAVSSAENYDDKLLSFFVRFNYGFKDKYLFTASARADGSSKFGKNNKWGYFPAFSAAWRLGEEEFIKDLNIFSDLKVRLGYGMAGNNRIDSYLSLAVLNSVTYPNGDSTQSGYVSKQIPNPDLKWEANKTFNFGLDFGFFNQRLTISPEFYINRSSNLLLNAKLPTSSGYNSMVINAGETENKGIDLTINSTNIINKNFSWNTSVTLSHNKNSVKKLTGEEVQLWEANFGYSQNTHIIGVNQPLGQMYGYVTEGLYQVSDFDYDATTQIYTLKDGVPYVGDKGNVKPGMWKFKNVDGSEDNKITEADKTVIGNAYPKLYGGINNTFTYKDFDLSVFFTYSIGNDVFNATKLTNTKTALQNKNVLAVADSKNRWVLVNKSGELITDPQEMADINRGKTVAAIYDNEVGDTYIHSWAVEDGSFLKLSNITLGYTFPKKMLSKAGISKLRLYATGSNLLTWTKYSGFDPEVSTMGNGLTPGVDFGAYPKSRSFVFGINLAF; this is encoded by the coding sequence ATGTACAGATTAAAAAAAAGTTTTTTAATGTTTGTCTTCGTTTTTGTCAGTATGGTAGCATACGCGCAAAGTTTGACGGTAACCGGTAAGGTGATTGATAGCGAAGGATATGAAGTGGTTGGAGGTAGTGTTACTGTCAAAGGTGCTGCCGGTGTTGGAACTGTTACCGACATAAATGGTAACTATACTCTGAAAGTGAATGATGCATCTAAAGACGTGTTGGTGTTTTCTTATGTGGGAATGACTTCTCAGGAAGTGAAAGTCAACAAACAGAGTGTTATTAATGTAACGTTGCAGGCAGATGCCGTACTGCTGGATGAAGTGGTAGCTATCGGTTATGCAACCGTAAAACGTAAAGACTTGACTGGTTCTGTTGCTTCAGTGAATAGCAAAGAACTCTCTAAAGTTCCTACCAGTGATATTACGCAAGCTCTTGCCGGACGTATGGCAGGTGTGCAGGTAATGCAAAGCGAAGGTGCTCCCGGAGCTTCTATCTCAGTTCGTGTTCGTGGTGGTATCTCTATTACCCAAAGCAACGAACCTTTGTATATCATCGACGGTTTCCCCAGTGAAGATGGTATGTCTACCCTTGACCCTGCCGAGATTGAAACAATCGACATTTTGAAAGATGCTTCTGCTACGGCTATCTATGGTGCCCGTGGTGCGAATGGTGTAGTTGTTATTACTACCAAGAGCGGTGGTAAGGACGGAAAAGCTACTGTAACCTTTGACAGCTATGTAGGTTTCAAGAAAATCGCCAAGAAGCTGGATGTACTTTCTACTTATGAGTTTGCCATGTTGGATTATGAACGTCGCGTTTATGATGCTACTACTCCGGATGACTGGGATAAAGACATCAAGAAGTTCACTGAAATCTATGGCAATTACAGTGACCTCGAAAAGAACTATGGTAATCGTAAAGGTCTGGATTGGCAAGACGAGACATTGGGACGTACAGCGATTACACAAAATTATCGTGTAGGTGTTTCCGGTGGTACGGATAAATTGAACTACAACTTGGCATACTCTTATTATGATGAAGATGGTGCAATGGTGTATAGCGGAAACAAAAAACATAATATTTCATTCAATATGAATCATAAGTTGAACACCCGCCTGAGCATCAATGCCCGTATCAGCTACGATCAGATGAAAATTTACGGTATGGGTACTTCCGAAGGAGGTGACCGTTTTAATAAGATGCAACACATTTTGCAGTATCGTCCTACTATAGGTATCAGTGGAACCGATGATATGTTGTTGGAAGATGAAGATCCTATTTTCCTGGATGATTCGGGTAATGTGATGCAGAATCCTTTACTTTCTGCTGCGGAAGAAATCAACAATCGTGAATATCGTACTTTTCAGGCAAACGGAGGCTTTACTTTGAAGCTTTTCAAAGGTTTGTCATTCCGTAATACAACGGGTATGCGTTACCAGACACGTCGCAATGATATCTTTTATGGAGATAAATCAATAACGGCAAAGCGTTCCAGTATCAACGGTAGTATTCAGAATCTGGAAAATGGGAGTTTTCAAACTTCAAACGTATTGAATTATAAATGGTCTGGCAAAGGTCATGATCTGACCGCTATGCTCGGACAGGAGTATGTGGATCGTTGGAGACGTAATTTCAAGGCTGCCGCCGCTAACTTCCCGAATGATGATATAGGTTTGGCCGATCTTTCACTGGGCTTGCCGACTGCTGTTTCATCTGCCGAAAACTATGATGATAAACTGCTTTCCTTCTTTGTTCGCTTCAATTATGGGTTCAAGGATAAATATTTGTTTACTGCTTCTGCCCGTGCTGATGGTTCCTCTAAATTCGGTAAAAATAATAAATGGGGATACTTCCCCGCATTCTCTGCCGCTTGGCGTTTGGGAGAAGAAGAGTTTATCAAAGACTTGAATATTTTCTCTGACTTGAAAGTTCGTTTAGGTTATGGTATGGCAGGAAATAATCGTATTGATAGTTATCTTAGTTTGGCGGTGCTGAATTCTGTGACTTATCCTAATGGAGATTCTACCCAGTCTGGGTATGTTTCTAAGCAGATTCCTAATCCAGACTTGAAATGGGAGGCTAATAAAACTTTCAACTTTGGTCTTGACTTTGGTTTCTTCAACCAACGTTTGACCATTTCTCCTGAATTCTACATTAACCGTAGTAGTAACTTGCTGCTGAATGCTAAATTGCCTACTTCATCTGGTTACAACAGTATGGTTATTAATGCCGGTGAAACAGAAAATAAGGGTATTGACTTGACTATCAATTCAACCAATATCATAAACAAGAACTTTAGCTGGAATACATCTGTAACTTTGTCTCACAACAAGAATTCTGTTAAGAAGTTGACCGGTGAAGAAGTACAGTTGTGGGAAGCTAACTTCGGTTATAGCCAGAATACACACATTATCGGTGTAAATCAACCTTTGGGACAGATGTACGGATATGTAACGGAAGGTTTGTATCAGGTATCTGACTTTGATTATGATGCCACTACACAGATTTATACATTGAAAGACGGTGTTCCGTATGTCGGTGATAAGGGTAATGTAAAACCAGGTATGTGGAAGTTTAAGAATGTAGATGGTAGCGAAGACAATAAGATTACAGAAGCTGACAAGACAGTAATCGGTAACGCTTATCCTAAACTTTATGGTGGTATCAACAATACCTTTACTTACAAAGATTTCGATTTGAGTGTCTTCTTTACTTACAGCATCGGCAACGACGTATTCAATGCAACCAAGTTGACTAATACTAAAACTGCTTTGCAGAACAAGAACGTCTTGGCAGTAGCTGATTCTAAGAACCGTTGGGTATTGGTTAATAAATCAGGTGAACTGATTACTGATCCTCAAGAAATGGCAGACATCAACAGAGGCAAGACGGTAGCTGCTATCTATGACAACGAGGTAGGTGATACTTATATTCACTCTTGGGCTGTGGAAGATGGTTCATTCTTGAAGTTGAGCAACATTACTTTAGGTTACACTTTCCCCAAGAAGATGCTTAGCAAAGCCGGTATCAGTAAATTGCGTCTTTATGCTACAGGTTCTAACTTGTTGACTTGGACCAAGTATTCCGGTTTTGATCCTGAAGTTTCTACAATGGGCAATGGCTTGACACCGGGTGTTGACTTTGGTGCTTATCCTAAGAGCCGCTCGTTTGTTTTCGGTATTAATTTAGCTTTCTAA
- a CDS encoding RagB/SusD family nutrient uptake outer membrane protein, whose protein sequence is MKKYKVIALSALIVAGFTSCDLTEKPTSYYEKDTYFKTTDQAKMSVIGIYDCLAIDKHYGQFEMAMPCSDDTYYIQGTGTDNTRRDIAHYMVKSTNTWIADIWEYKYMGIDRANFAITGIEKMAEYESSTVLKELVAQARFLRGFLAFDLIKYWGDVPFKTTYTSGYEGAFNGRVNREDIYDQIIADLDFAKENLQKGNASLSPETPSQGAAHALLMRVYLQRAGYSLQQDGNLTRPDEAKRKEYFNAVISEWTALQSKGYHGFYEGGFKQLFMGYSAGILNSKESLWEIAFNPTGSGYKDNSGTWATYNGPAVEAPGKNATADAMGRANAFFRVLPAWKDFFEANDERRDVMVCTYRYKWDVNKATHKKVENAKLADWYPGKWRREWMPGGFVDPNNTSVNYCPLRYADVVLMAAEAYNETGNTPEAWNLLNSVRTRANATPITATNYNSLMKAPKVYDLPYIQDGDAAGKFRTALYWERGFELAFEGQRKYDLLRWGILGDALKYFQNHMDKSLKGKYVAGEKFITGKHELFPIPLGELQSNPALNNQNNPGYE, encoded by the coding sequence ATGAAAAAATATAAAGTGATTGCGCTTAGCGCGCTGATTGTAGCAGGATTCACCTCTTGCGACCTGACTGAGAAACCTACTTCTTATTACGAGAAGGATACTTATTTTAAAACTACAGACCAAGCAAAGATGTCTGTGATAGGTATTTACGACTGTCTGGCTATAGACAAGCATTACGGACAGTTTGAGATGGCTATGCCTTGTTCGGATGACACCTACTATATACAGGGTACGGGTACGGACAATACACGTCGTGACATAGCTCACTATATGGTGAAATCTACCAATACCTGGATTGCCGATATATGGGAATACAAGTATATGGGTATAGACCGTGCTAATTTTGCCATTACAGGTATTGAGAAGATGGCGGAATATGAAAGCAGTACTGTTTTGAAGGAATTAGTAGCTCAGGCACGTTTCCTTCGTGGCTTCCTGGCATTCGACTTGATAAAGTATTGGGGAGATGTTCCGTTCAAGACGACCTATACTTCAGGGTATGAAGGCGCTTTTAATGGTCGTGTAAACCGTGAAGATATTTACGATCAGATCATTGCCGACTTGGATTTTGCCAAAGAGAATTTGCAGAAGGGAAATGCTTCACTTTCACCGGAAACTCCCTCGCAAGGTGCTGCTCACGCATTGCTGATGCGTGTCTATCTGCAACGCGCGGGTTATAGCCTGCAACAGGATGGCAATTTGACTCGTCCGGATGAAGCTAAAAGAAAAGAGTACTTTAATGCTGTAATATCCGAGTGGACTGCCTTACAAAGTAAAGGTTATCATGGTTTTTATGAGGGTGGTTTTAAACAACTGTTTATGGGATATTCTGCCGGTATCTTGAATTCCAAAGAGAGTTTGTGGGAAATAGCATTCAACCCTACCGGATCCGGTTATAAAGACAATTCGGGTACTTGGGCAACCTACAATGGTCCGGCAGTAGAGGCGCCGGGTAAAAATGCTACGGCAGATGCAATGGGACGTGCCAATGCTTTCTTTCGTGTATTGCCGGCTTGGAAAGACTTTTTTGAGGCCAATGATGAGCGTAGAGATGTAATGGTATGTACTTATCGATACAAATGGGATGTGAACAAAGCGACACATAAAAAAGTGGAGAATGCAAAACTTGCGGATTGGTATCCAGGCAAATGGCGCAGAGAATGGATGCCCGGAGGATTTGTAGATCCTAATAATACATCTGTGAATTATTGTCCGTTGCGTTATGCTGATGTCGTGTTGATGGCTGCCGAGGCCTATAATGAGACAGGTAATACACCGGAGGCTTGGAATTTGCTGAACTCTGTGCGTACACGTGCGAATGCAACTCCTATTACAGCCACCAACTACAATAGTCTGATGAAGGCGCCGAAAGTTTATGACCTTCCGTATATTCAGGATGGTGACGCTGCCGGTAAGTTCCGCACAGCTCTTTATTGGGAACGTGGTTTTGAGTTGGCTTTTGAAGGTCAACGTAAATATGACTTGTTGCGTTGGGGGATCTTGGGTGATGCGCTGAAGTATTTTCAGAACCACATGGATAAGTCACTCAAAGGCAAATATGTAGCCGGTGAAAAATTCATCACGGGAAAGCACGAACTTTTCCCGATACCTTTAGGAGAGCTACAGTCTAATCCGGCTTTGAATAACCAGAATAATCCGGGTTACGAATAG